The following proteins are co-located in the Sulfitobacter guttiformis genome:
- a CDS encoding nucleoside hydrolase codes for MPPRKIIIDTDPGQDDAVAILLALASPEDVEVLGITCVAGNVPLPLTTRNARIICELAGRPDMQVFAGCDRPLGRDLVTAEHVHGKTGLDGPTLPEPVMPMADGHAVDFIIEQLRKFAPGTITLCPLGPLTNIATALQKAPDIAGRIAKIVLMGGGYFEGGNITPAAEFNIYVDPQAADIVFKCGASIVVMPLDVTHKALVTRPRNDAFRALGTPAGIAVAEMTDFFERFDKEKYGSAGAPLHDPCVTAYLIQPDLFKGRHINVEIETLSELTMGMTVADWWGVTGRPPNATFMGDVDADGFFSLLTTRLARL; via the coding sequence ATGCCACCGCGCAAGATTATTATTGATACAGATCCCGGTCAGGATGATGCCGTCGCGATCCTGCTGGCCCTCGCCAGCCCCGAAGACGTCGAAGTGCTGGGCATTACCTGTGTCGCAGGAAACGTACCGCTGCCGCTTACCACACGAAATGCGCGTATTATATGCGAGTTGGCAGGCCGCCCCGATATGCAGGTATTTGCGGGCTGTGACCGCCCTTTAGGCCGCGATCTGGTCACCGCCGAGCATGTTCACGGCAAAACCGGCCTCGACGGCCCTACGCTGCCGGAACCTGTAATGCCTATGGCAGACGGTCACGCCGTTGACTTCATCATCGAGCAATTGCGTAAGTTCGCTCCCGGCACCATCACGCTTTGCCCGCTGGGACCCCTCACCAACATCGCCACAGCGTTGCAAAAAGCGCCCGACATCGCAGGCCGCATCGCGAAAATCGTGCTGATGGGTGGCGGGTATTTCGAGGGGGGCAACATCACTCCAGCTGCTGAATTCAACATTTATGTCGATCCGCAAGCTGCTGATATTGTATTTAAATGTGGTGCATCAATTGTTGTGATGCCCCTTGACGTCACCCATAAGGCCCTTGTCACACGTCCTCGCAATGATGCCTTCCGCGCGCTTGGCACGCCCGCCGGAATTGCCGTGGCCGAGATGACCGATTTCTTTGAGCGGTTTGACAAGGAGAAGTACGGCTCTGCAGGTGCACCGCTGCATGATCCTTGCGTTACCGCCTATCTGATCCAGCCCGACCTTTTCAAGGGACGCCACATAAACGTCGAGATCGAAACCCTGTCGGAGTTGACGATGGGCATGACCGTAGCCGATTGGTGGGGCGTAACCGGACGGCCCCCCAACGCAACCTTTATGGGAGATGTCGACGCTGACGGCTTCTTTTCCCTGCTGACCACGCGGCTGGCCCGCCTGTGA
- a CDS encoding GNAT family N-acetyltransferase, whose protein sequence is MSAALTLAGPDQLEKILPLVASYHLEAGIDSTDASRMTGIAPLLDGIPQGCAYLIGPPRAPIGYIVITFGWSVEFGGLDAIIDELYVRPGVRGRGIGSEALIALPRALASGGLRAIHLEVDRSNEQALKLYQRAGFTPRNNSVSLSKRL, encoded by the coding sequence GTGAGTGCAGCGCTCACCCTCGCAGGGCCTGACCAGCTTGAAAAAATCCTGCCCCTTGTGGCGTCTTATCACCTTGAGGCGGGGATAGATTCTACCGACGCGTCGCGTATGACGGGCATCGCCCCGCTGCTTGACGGTATCCCGCAGGGGTGTGCCTATCTGATCGGGCCGCCCCGTGCGCCCATTGGGTATATTGTCATCACCTTCGGCTGGTCAGTGGAATTCGGCGGCCTCGATGCAATCATAGACGAGCTTTATGTCCGCCCTGGCGTGCGCGGCCGTGGCATTGGATCAGAAGCACTGATCGCCCTGCCGCGCGCCCTCGCCAGCGGCGGTTTGCGCGCCATCCATCTTGAAGTTGATCGCAGCAACGAACAAGCGCTCAAACTCTATCAACGTGCTGGCTTCACCCCGCGAAACAATTCTGTTTCCCTCTCCAAACGCCTCTGA
- a CDS encoding protein adenylyltransferase SelO codes for MQIPFNNSFAALPDAFYTKLAPTSVSAPKLLAFNEDLAKLLGIAYDDSKELAEAFSGNKIPQGADPLAQLYSGHQFGNYNQQLGDGRAILLGEAIDFNGIRRDIQLKGSGRTPYSRGGDGRAWLGPVLREYVVSEAMHALGIPTTRALAAVSTGEDILREQGMLPGAVLTRTARSHLRVGSFQVFAHRGQTDDLQTLTDYAIARHYPDANGPMDLLRAVCTAQADLIAKWMSVGFIHGVMNTDNCAIGGETIDYGPCAFMDNFHSGRVFSSIDQQARYAYGNQPDIAVWNMAQLATALIQLFPDKDAAIEEATEIIHAMPAQLEAAWLTRFAAKIGITHPTAPDAELIQSLLNLMQKDGSDFTNTFRALGTASASDQFTERDAFAAWATEHAARVKNIPDAADIMLKNNPAVIPRNHRIEQMIEAAVAGDMAPFERLIQAYATPYTHTDADLATPPTSAEIVPATFCGT; via the coding sequence ATGCAGATCCCCTTTAACAACAGTTTTGCCGCGCTGCCCGATGCATTTTATACCAAACTGGCGCCAACATCAGTTTCAGCACCCAAGCTATTGGCTTTCAACGAGGATCTTGCAAAACTTCTAGGAATTGCCTACGATGATAGCAAAGAGCTGGCAGAAGCTTTTAGCGGTAACAAAATACCCCAAGGTGCCGATCCGTTGGCTCAGCTTTATTCCGGTCACCAGTTCGGGAATTACAATCAGCAGCTTGGCGATGGTCGCGCAATTCTGCTTGGTGAAGCCATAGACTTCAATGGTATACGCCGCGATATTCAACTAAAAGGTTCGGGCCGCACTCCTTATTCACGGGGCGGTGACGGGCGCGCATGGTTGGGCCCGGTGCTCCGCGAATATGTCGTATCCGAAGCGATGCACGCTCTTGGTATTCCTACCACCCGCGCACTCGCTGCGGTCAGCACCGGCGAAGATATCCTGCGCGAGCAAGGTATGCTGCCCGGTGCTGTGCTGACCCGCACGGCCCGCAGTCACCTCCGTGTTGGAAGCTTTCAAGTCTTTGCACACAGGGGTCAGACGGACGATCTGCAAACCCTCACCGATTATGCCATCGCGCGCCACTACCCCGATGCAAATGGCCCGATGGACCTGTTGCGCGCGGTATGTACCGCACAGGCAGATCTAATTGCCAAATGGATGTCCGTAGGTTTTATCCACGGTGTGATGAATACCGATAATTGTGCTATTGGCGGCGAAACAATTGATTATGGCCCATGCGCCTTCATGGATAATTTCCACTCCGGCCGCGTATTTTCAAGCATCGACCAACAGGCCCGCTATGCCTACGGCAATCAGCCTGACATCGCAGTCTGGAACATGGCGCAACTGGCCACTGCACTGATTCAGTTATTTCCGGATAAAGACGCCGCAATTGAGGAGGCCACAGAAATCATCCACGCCATGCCCGCCCAGTTGGAAGCAGCATGGTTGACCCGTTTCGCCGCCAAAATCGGCATTACCCATCCCACTGCACCGGACGCAGAACTGATCCAATCTTTGCTGAACCTGATGCAAAAAGACGGGTCGGATTTTACCAATACATTCCGTGCCTTGGGCACTGCTTCTGCCAGCGACCAGTTTACCGAACGCGATGCGTTTGCCGCCTGGGCAACCGAGCACGCTGCGAGGGTTAAAAACATTCCTGATGCCGCTGATATTATGTTAAAAAATAATCCTGCAGTGATTCCGCGCAACCACCGGATCGAGCAGATGATCGAAGCCGCAGTCGCAGGCGACATGGCCCCGTTCGAGCGCCTGATCCAGGCGTATGCAACACCTTATACCCATACCGATGCTGACCTCGCCACACCGCCAACATCAGCGGAAATCGTGCCCGCAACCTTCTGCGGAACCTAA
- a CDS encoding DMT family transporter, translating to MERKLDMDAFGAAALTAFALHLAFNQVVIKVTAGGFSPVFAAGIRSAGAVLVLIVWMYLRGVSWRMPRAALPWAVVSGLLFAFEFMCLYNALDLSTVSRSSVIFYSMPLWLALASIVLLPEERMTRRKALGLALAFSGVVIALAERGGGQVSWAGDLLAVCSAMCWAGIALVVRVTPLADVPPEQQLISQVLVSAPILLLLAPFFGPLLRDIQPIHVAGMAFQIIAVASLGFLAWFWLMKRYPANSVASFSFISPVASVLLGWILLGEQIAASIWVALVLVAAGITLINRKPKRV from the coding sequence ATGGAACGCAAATTGGACATGGACGCCTTCGGGGCGGCAGCGCTGACCGCTTTTGCGCTCCATCTCGCGTTCAATCAGGTGGTCATCAAGGTAACCGCAGGCGGGTTCAGTCCGGTTTTTGCGGCTGGCATACGTTCTGCAGGGGCGGTTCTGGTGCTGATAGTGTGGATGTATTTACGCGGCGTATCGTGGAGAATGCCGCGCGCGGCACTGCCATGGGCGGTGGTGTCCGGGCTATTGTTCGCGTTTGAATTCATGTGCTTGTATAACGCACTTGATCTTAGCACGGTAAGCCGAAGCTCGGTCATATTTTATTCCATGCCCCTGTGGCTTGCACTGGCCAGTATCGTTTTGCTCCCCGAGGAGCGTATGACACGGCGCAAGGCACTGGGGCTGGCGTTGGCGTTTTCTGGTGTGGTCATCGCCCTCGCGGAACGCGGCGGAGGACAGGTGAGTTGGGCGGGCGATTTGCTGGCCGTCTGCTCGGCGATGTGTTGGGCTGGCATTGCGCTGGTGGTGCGGGTGACGCCGCTGGCCGATGTGCCGCCCGAACAACAGCTTATCAGTCAGGTTCTTGTTTCCGCGCCAATCCTGCTGCTACTGGCGCCTTTCTTCGGGCCATTGTTGCGCGATATCCAGCCAATCCATGTTGCTGGCATGGCGTTCCAGATTATCGCGGTTGCGAGCCTCGGGTTTCTGGCTTGGTTCTGGCTGATGAAGCGGTATCCAGCAAACTCGGTCGCTTCCTTCAGCTTTATTTCGCCTGTGGCTTCGGTACTCCTCGGCTGGATCCTGCTGGGGGAACAGATCGCGGCGTCAATCTGGGTGGCGCTGGTGCTGGTTGCTGCGGGGATCACATTGATCAATCGCAAGCCCAAGAGGGTTTAG
- a CDS encoding tellurite resistance TerB family protein, translated as MSLMKTLAKVAVGVAIAKGAGAVIKSSQRGGSTQAGGLGGLLGGLSGGTGTAGSSGGLQGMLGGLLGGSAGGGAAGGGLGGLLESLGGSGTRQAGAASGGLGGLLGGLTGGGGSGGLQGMLGGLAGAAGAGGLLGGLSSTMNKAPEQNDESFGAVLNSQFDESPQPAIEPSQEQEAIAALMLSAMIQAAKSDGVFDDTEKEKLLGHLGDIDPEEAAFVQERMQAPVNIEALVANTPEGMGPQVYTMSVMAIDLDTQDEAKYLHKLATAYGMQPAQVNEIHAQLGVPSLYT; from the coding sequence ATGAGCTTGATGAAAACATTGGCCAAAGTGGCTGTCGGCGTTGCAATTGCAAAAGGAGCGGGTGCGGTGATTAAGAGCAGCCAGCGCGGCGGCAGCACGCAGGCCGGTGGTCTGGGCGGTTTGTTAGGCGGCCTGTCAGGTGGCACCGGCACCGCAGGCAGTTCTGGCGGCTTGCAGGGCATGCTGGGCGGGTTGCTTGGCGGAAGCGCGGGCGGTGGCGCAGCAGGCGGCGGCTTGGGTGGCCTGCTTGAGAGTCTCGGCGGTTCCGGCACACGGCAGGCGGGCGCTGCTTCGGGCGGCCTTGGCGGATTGCTGGGTGGTTTGACCGGTGGCGGTGGATCAGGCGGCTTGCAAGGTATGCTCGGTGGTCTTGCGGGCGCGGCCGGTGCAGGCGGCCTACTTGGCGGTCTAAGCAGTACAATGAATAAAGCTCCCGAGCAAAACGACGAAAGCTTTGGCGCTGTGCTGAACTCTCAGTTCGACGAAAGCCCGCAGCCCGCAATCGAGCCCTCGCAGGAGCAGGAAGCGATCGCAGCATTGATGTTGTCGGCGATGATCCAAGCAGCAAAGTCCGACGGCGTTTTCGACGATACCGAAAAGGAAAAGTTGCTGGGTCATCTGGGTGACATCGACCCCGAAGAGGCCGCATTTGTTCAGGAGCGGATGCAGGCGCCCGTTAACATCGAAGCGCTTGTTGCAAATACGCCCGAAGGAATGGGCCCGCAGGTCTATACCATGAGCGTAATGGCCATTGATCTGGACACACAAGACGAGGCGAAATACCTGCACAAACTGGCAACTGCCTACGGAATGCAGCCAGCGCAGGTAAACGAGATTCATGCTCAACTGGGTGTGCCGTCGCTCTACACCTGA
- a CDS encoding DEAD/DEAH box helicase, producing the protein MSDFDMMDLPSSLVKRLAAMGLKDPTPIQKQAIPHGLNGRDVMGLAQTGTGKTAAFGIPLIAQMLQMEGRPNPKSVRGLVLAPTRELATQISVNLRSFAEGTAIKVAMVVGGQNINTQIKRLHPGVDILVATPGRLLDLMDRRAVRLDEAKFLVLDEADQMLDMGFIHDLRKISQVIPKSRQTFLFSATMPKLMNEIANSYLQSPIRIEVSPPGKAADKVTQEVHFIAKAEKKALLVELLEKHKDERALVFGRTKHGCEKLMKDLVKEGFEAASIHGNKSQGQRDRAIEAFKKGDITVLVATDVAARGLDIPDVKHVYNYELPNVPDNYVHRIGRTARAGKDGAAIAFCAPDEMAELIDIQKVMGIRIPVASGRVWETHEIPAKPKQQGRGGRGRSGGGGGGGRPQGGGGAAKPAGGGAGKPAGARRRRSGGGAGKPGGGAA; encoded by the coding sequence ATGAGCGATTTCGATATGATGGACCTGCCTTCCTCGCTGGTAAAGCGGTTGGCGGCCATGGGTCTGAAAGACCCGACACCGATCCAGAAGCAGGCGATTCCCCATGGCCTCAATGGCCGTGATGTTATGGGACTGGCACAGACTGGCACCGGCAAAACCGCAGCTTTCGGCATTCCGCTGATTGCACAGATGTTGCAGATGGAAGGGCGGCCAAACCCCAAGTCTGTACGCGGTCTTGTGCTGGCGCCTACCCGCGAGCTGGCAACACAGATCAGCGTCAACCTGCGCAGCTTTGCCGAAGGTACAGCGATCAAGGTGGCGATGGTTGTGGGCGGACAGAATATTAATACCCAGATCAAGCGTTTGCACCCTGGTGTGGATATTCTGGTGGCGACGCCGGGCCGTTTGCTTGATCTGATGGACCGCCGCGCTGTGCGTCTGGACGAGGCAAAGTTTCTGGTCCTCGACGAGGCAGACCAGATGCTGGACATGGGCTTTATCCATGATCTGCGCAAGATTTCGCAAGTCATCCCCAAGTCGCGCCAGACCTTCCTGTTCTCGGCCACGATGCCCAAGCTGATGAACGAAATCGCCAACAGCTACTTGCAGTCGCCAATACGTATCGAAGTCTCGCCTCCAGGCAAGGCGGCGGACAAAGTGACACAAGAAGTGCATTTCATCGCCAAGGCGGAGAAGAAGGCCCTTCTGGTGGAGCTGCTGGAAAAGCATAAGGACGAGCGGGCACTTGTGTTTGGCCGGACAAAACACGGCTGTGAAAAGCTTATGAAGGATCTTGTGAAAGAAGGTTTCGAGGCCGCCTCGATTCACGGCAACAAATCACAAGGCCAGCGTGACCGTGCGATCGAAGCCTTCAAGAAGGGCGATATTACGGTTCTCGTGGCGACGGATGTGGCCGCGCGGGGGCTGGATATCCCGGATGTGAAGCATGTTTATAACTATGAATTGCCGAACGTGCCCGACAACTATGTCCACCGGATTGGCCGCACAGCGCGGGCAGGCAAGGATGGCGCTGCTATTGCGTTTTGTGCTCCCGACGAGATGGCCGAACTGATCGACATTCAAAAGGTAATGGGAATCCGGATTCCCGTGGCATCGGGGCGTGTTTGGGAAACCCATGAAATTCCGGCAAAGCCGAAGCAGCAAGGGCGTGGCGGACGCGGCCGCAGTGGCGGCGGCGGTGGTGGCGGTCGCCCCCAAGGTGGCGGCGGTGCGGCCAAACCAGCGGGCGGTGGCGCGGGGAAACCCGCTGGCGCGCGCAGACGGCGCAGCGGTGGCGGTGCGGGCAAGCCTGGAGGTGGTGCGGCCTGA
- a CDS encoding AbrB family transcriptional regulator, which translates to MKHALGRTGATLAVAGVGAVLAWSISAPVHMLTGPAVAVSLAGVAGLRVDIAPRLRDSCFVVLGLTVGAGFSADALETMMRWPLAFVVMAVLTWGVMVACRSVLVRGFGFARDSALLAGAPGHLSFVIAMAEGNGRDVVRISVTQSVRLLLLTLVVPFVAVAMGIDLAGAVLPQGQAWSIWVLACLALLAVVAARGLGHLRTPAPLLIGAMLVAGLWQLSGVQAGVMPDWLVMPSYLVLGALIGTRFAGVTAAELLRNLGAGLAITGVAVVFSGAAALGVAWALEMPQAHVLLAFAPGGLETMIAMGMVMGVLPGFVAACHITRLMVLSVLLPLMARSGAGQHRPLT; encoded by the coding sequence GTGAAACATGCTTTAGGGCGTACTGGAGCTACGCTTGCTGTGGCTGGTGTTGGTGCTGTGCTGGCGTGGAGCATTTCCGCGCCTGTGCACATGCTGACAGGCCCAGCCGTCGCCGTGAGCCTTGCCGGAGTCGCGGGACTGCGCGTTGATATTGCCCCGCGGCTGCGTGACAGCTGTTTTGTGGTTCTGGGTCTGACGGTGGGCGCGGGGTTCAGCGCGGATGCATTGGAGACGATGATGCGCTGGCCACTTGCCTTTGTGGTCATGGCCGTTTTGACATGGGGAGTGATGGTGGCTTGCCGGTCGGTACTTGTGCGGGGTTTTGGCTTTGCACGCGATTCCGCGCTACTTGCTGGCGCACCGGGGCATCTGAGCTTTGTAATAGCGATGGCGGAAGGGAACGGGCGCGATGTGGTGCGCATCTCCGTAACGCAATCGGTGCGGTTGCTACTGCTGACGCTGGTTGTGCCGTTTGTGGCTGTTGCAATGGGCATTGATCTGGCGGGCGCTGTTTTGCCACAAGGGCAGGCGTGGTCAATCTGGGTGCTGGCATGCTTGGCCTTGCTTGCGGTTGTTGCTGCGCGCGGGCTCGGTCACTTGCGAACGCCTGCGCCTTTGCTTATCGGCGCAATGTTGGTCGCTGGCCTTTGGCAGCTGAGCGGGGTGCAGGCCGGTGTGATGCCGGACTGGCTGGTGATGCCATCCTATCTGGTGCTGGGCGCGCTTATCGGCACGCGGTTTGCCGGTGTGACGGCTGCTGAATTGCTGCGCAATCTGGGGGCAGGGCTTGCCATCACCGGCGTCGCGGTTGTCTTTTCGGGGGCTGCCGCCCTTGGGGTGGCGTGGGCGCTGGAGATGCCGCAGGCCCATGTTTTGCTGGCTTTTGCGCCGGGTGGCTTGGAGACAATGATCGCGATGGGGATGGTCATGGGGGTCCTGCCGGGGTTTGTCGCTGCGTGCCACATTACCCGCCTGATGGTCCTGAGCGTGCTGCTTCCGCTGATGGCGCGAAGCGGCGCAGGGCAGCATCGCCCGTTGACATAG
- a CDS encoding DMT family transporter, which produces MDNLRGATLMVLAMLGFAIEDSFIKLMGDALPVGQILAMLGVGGSAVFAIVVLGQRRALFEKAMLAPPVLTRAMGEIIGTVCFVSAIVFTPLSTASAILQATPLVVTLGAALFLKEAVGWRRWAAISVGFIGVLMIIRPGLEGFSPLSLFAVGGVFGLALRDISTRKISTSLSSMQLSFLGFLVLIPAGLMLMGVTGQSFAPLDARLWALIVAAITIGVFAYYGIVAAMRVGEVSFVTPFRYSRLIFAMVIGMSFFGERPDVMTLLGGAVIVASGIYTVLRERKHRIKVAASLSNPVSRL; this is translated from the coding sequence ATGGACAATCTGCGCGGCGCGACTCTGATGGTGCTCGCCATGTTGGGGTTTGCGATTGAGGATAGCTTCATCAAGTTGATGGGTGATGCACTGCCTGTTGGACAGATCCTTGCGATGCTTGGCGTCGGCGGCTCTGCGGTCTTTGCGATTGTAGTGCTGGGCCAGCGGCGTGCCCTGTTCGAGAAGGCGATGCTCGCGCCGCCTGTCCTGACCCGTGCCATGGGAGAAATCATCGGCACCGTCTGCTTTGTATCGGCCATTGTCTTCACCCCGCTTTCCACTGCGTCCGCTATCCTTCAGGCTACCCCGCTGGTCGTCACGCTGGGGGCTGCACTCTTCTTGAAGGAGGCGGTCGGCTGGCGCCGCTGGGCCGCGATCAGTGTGGGATTTATCGGCGTGCTCATGATTATCCGTCCGGGTCTTGAAGGGTTCTCGCCGCTATCGCTTTTTGCGGTGGGCGGGGTTTTCGGCCTTGCCCTGCGCGACATCTCCACCCGCAAAATATCCACCAGCCTGTCTTCTATGCAGCTAAGTTTTTTGGGGTTTCTGGTCCTTATCCCCGCAGGACTGATGCTCATGGGTGTCACTGGGCAATCTTTCGCGCCGTTGGATGCACGCCTCTGGGCGCTCATCGTTGCGGCCATCACCATTGGTGTCTTCGCCTATTACGGCATCGTCGCGGCCATGCGTGTGGGCGAGGTAAGTTTTGTCACGCCTTTCCGCTATTCGCGGCTCATCTTTGCGATGGTGATCGGCATGTCCTTTTTCGGCGAGCGCCCCGATGTAATGACATTGTTGGGGGGAGCCGTCATCGTAGCCTCCGGCATCTATACCGTCCTACGTGAGCGCAAACACCGGATCAAAGTCGCGGCGAGCCTTTCAAACCCCGTGAGCCGCCTGTAA
- the eno gene encoding phosphopyruvate hydratase — MSTIIDIHAREILDSRGNPTVEVDVILEDGTMGRAAVPSGASTGKHEAVEKRDGDAARYFGKGVLDACAAVNGEIAEALVGMDVTEQVDIDEAMIELDGTTNKSRLGANAILGVSLAAAKAAADYCTQPLYRYVGGTSARVLPVPMMNIINGGEHADNPIDIQEFMIMPVAAENIRDAIRMGAEVFHTLKAELSAAGLATGVGDEGGFAPNIGSTRDALDFIMKSIEKAGYKPGEDIYLALDCAATEYYKNEVYVLDGEGRMLTSNEKVDYLTSLVNDYPIISIEDGMSEDDWEGWIALNAAIGDRVQLVGDDLFVTNPTRLAEGIKRRAANSMLVKVNQIGTLTETLKAVDMAHRAGFTNVMSHRSGETEDATIADLAVATNCGQIKTGSLARSDRLAKYNQLIRIEEALGESAQYAGRSILK; from the coding sequence ATGAGCACCATCATTGACATCCACGCCCGCGAAATTCTCGACAGCCGTGGCAATCCCACCGTCGAAGTCGATGTGATCCTAGAGGATGGCACGATGGGGCGCGCTGCCGTGCCATCGGGCGCATCAACAGGCAAGCATGAGGCGGTCGAGAAACGCGACGGCGACGCGGCACGCTATTTCGGCAAAGGCGTGCTGGATGCCTGCGCCGCTGTGAACGGAGAAATCGCAGAAGCGCTGGTGGGCATGGACGTGACCGAGCAGGTCGACATTGACGAAGCAATGATCGAGCTGGACGGTACCACCAACAAATCCCGCCTTGGCGCAAATGCCATACTAGGCGTCTCGCTGGCCGCTGCAAAAGCCGCCGCAGATTATTGCACGCAGCCACTGTACCGGTATGTGGGCGGTACCTCCGCGCGCGTGCTGCCCGTACCGATGATGAATATCATCAACGGTGGCGAGCATGCGGACAATCCTATCGATATTCAGGAATTCATGATCATGCCTGTGGCGGCTGAAAACATTCGCGATGCCATCCGCATGGGCGCAGAGGTTTTCCACACACTGAAAGCAGAACTCTCCGCCGCAGGGCTGGCCACAGGCGTCGGTGACGAGGGAGGGTTTGCCCCCAACATCGGCTCCACCCGCGATGCACTTGATTTTATTATGAAGTCCATCGAAAAAGCAGGCTATAAACCCGGCGAGGATATCTACCTCGCTCTCGACTGTGCAGCGACAGAATACTATAAGAATGAGGTCTATGTCCTTGATGGTGAAGGCAGAATGTTGACATCCAACGAAAAGGTAGACTACCTCACCTCGCTGGTAAACGATTACCCCATCATCAGCATTGAGGACGGCATGTCAGAGGATGATTGGGAGGGCTGGATCGCGCTCAATGCCGCAATCGGCGACCGTGTGCAGCTGGTCGGGGATGATCTGTTTGTTACAAACCCCACCCGCCTGGCCGAGGGCATCAAGCGCCGCGCCGCCAACTCCATGTTGGTAAAAGTAAACCAAATCGGTACGTTGACAGAGACTCTTAAAGCAGTAGATATGGCCCACCGTGCAGGATTTACCAACGTCATGTCCCACCGGTCCGGCGAGACAGAAGACGCCACCATTGCCGACCTTGCGGTAGCAACCAACTGCGGGCAGATCAAAACAGGTTCGCTGGCCCGCTCTGACCGGCTGGCCAAGTATAACCAGCTGATCCGCATCGAAGAAGCACTGGGCGAAAGCGCACAATACGCAGGCCGCAGCATTCTGAAATGA
- a CDS encoding DUF7002 family protein, with translation MKREAFIKLCGETLYHVSAATNENQIAARGLMSAAALAAQADIEPADIALRKHRIIIDGTATLNHQLPLLKGRARTASFLEGHSLKTWAMQLDQRVFLGTATKLDALKGSFELPTTVFALDSGLVFDAFVDDLYLSPINSGNADRLPALRGDWIYVPARSSVQDFRTNRQKRGLVKNRDTVREISLTCAIPPEVLKSLRV, from the coding sequence ATGAAAAGAGAGGCGTTTATCAAGCTGTGCGGCGAGACGCTGTATCATGTGAGCGCCGCAACAAATGAAAACCAGATAGCGGCGCGCGGGCTAATGTCCGCCGCCGCTTTGGCCGCGCAAGCAGATATTGAACCGGCAGATATAGCACTGCGAAAGCACCGTATTATTATCGACGGGACTGCAACTCTGAACCACCAGCTGCCCTTGCTGAAAGGGCGCGCCAGAACCGCTAGCTTTCTCGAAGGGCACAGCCTCAAAACCTGGGCAATGCAGCTTGATCAGCGCGTATTCCTCGGCACTGCGACAAAACTTGACGCGCTGAAAGGCAGTTTCGAGCTTCCAACAACAGTCTTTGCGCTTGATTCCGGTCTGGTATTTGATGCTTTCGTCGACGACCTATACCTCTCGCCAATTAATAGCGGCAATGCCGACCGCCTTCCCGCCCTGCGCGGGGATTGGATATACGTACCCGCGCGTTCTTCTGTCCAAGATTTCCGTACAAACCGGCAAAAACGTGGACTTGTTAAAAACCGTGATACAGTGAGGGAAATCTCCCTCACCTGCGCCATCCCACCTGAAGTTCTTAAAAGCCTGCGTGTATGA
- a CDS encoding GNAT family N-acetyltransferase produces the protein MTLIRPVTTSADLDAVRQLCWDYRSHIASASPQDAKLTEIFYPVPKYTTLMEGLARTHARPHGMILIAVHDAMSAGCAMSHALDPETCEIKRMYVTPRARGNGIARKLLEVLLDQARKDGFSRVQLDTSKNLVPARALYASMGLSERGPYGDIPAIALPHLVFFEASL, from the coding sequence ATGACATTGATCCGCCCTGTAACGACGTCCGCTGACCTTGATGCTGTGCGCCAGCTATGCTGGGATTACCGCAGCCACATTGCATCAGCGTCACCCCAGGATGCGAAATTGACCGAGATATTTTACCCTGTCCCGAAATATACCACGCTCATGGAAGGTCTTGCGCGGACCCATGCCCGCCCGCACGGGATGATCCTTATCGCTGTACACGACGCAATGTCCGCGGGTTGCGCCATGTCACACGCCCTGGATCCTGAAACCTGCGAGATCAAGCGCATGTATGTCACGCCACGCGCGCGCGGCAACGGGATCGCCCGCAAGCTTTTGGAGGTATTGCTCGACCAGGCCCGCAAAGACGGATTTTCGCGCGTCCAACTTGATACTTCCAAAAATCTTGTGCCTGCCCGCGCCCTTTATGCCAGTATGGGATTATCCGAACGCGGCCCTTACGGGGACATCCCCGCGATTGCCTTGCCCCATCTGGTTTTCTTCGAGGCCTCCCTATGA
- a CDS encoding cupin domain-containing protein, translating to MTDLTADDIIACLDLAPHPEGGHYRQTWVATNKGRPSGTCIYFLLKAGERSDWHRVDATEIWLYHSGAPLVLGMAETHKGPARDYLLTPDLTKGAPQIIVPEQHWQRAHTTGAYTLVSCTVSPGFMFEGFTLDPTLEIPV from the coding sequence ATGACCGATCTCACCGCTGACGACATTATAGCCTGCCTTGACCTCGCGCCGCATCCCGAGGGCGGCCACTACCGGCAAACATGGGTTGCAACAAACAAGGGCCGCCCGTCAGGGACCTGCATCTATTTCCTGCTCAAAGCGGGCGAGCGGAGCGATTGGCACCGCGTCGATGCGACCGAGATCTGGCTTTACCATTCCGGCGCGCCGCTTGTCCTCGGTATGGCGGAAACACACAAGGGGCCTGCGCGGGATTATTTGCTGACCCCCGACCTGACCAAAGGCGCGCCACAGATCATCGTACCCGAACAACACTGGCAGCGTGCGCACACGACAGGCGCCTATACTTTGGTCAGTTGTACCGTTTCACCTGGATTTATGTTTGAGGGTTTCACGCTCGATCCCACCCTCGAAATACCCGTATGA